gcttctactggtttgtcttttctgctgcttcttgggcacggccccgtgttcgctggacacggggcgtgttcagtcttctgttttctcttctttgccttgggaggtgccgttgagggtccgggcagtctacttttattccttttcttgtatttatgctagaattagttgtctttttgcttcttttgtgattttgagctcatttcatcctgaaaatacaaaaggaagacaaaaacactctttttccaacattagtacttaaaaagggttagttttatgccttaattgatgtgatttatatgttgcattttacacacatcatatggtctaaccggtcatgccaactaattaaataattatgatccataaacttctggtttatgatCGTATATGTATTATTTGCACTTATTTACATTAGATAATTTTATTTGAAACTATCATGTTATATCACCATCATTATTTCCACATATTATTATCATATTATTATTCCCTTATTTTGCCACTTCTGGTGGTTAATCTCATTATTAACATAACCACCGTTGCAGTTGCATTTCTGATGACCAATCTCATTATTAATATGTCCATCCTTAACTCCCCAATTAAGTCCATGATCAAAACGATTAATATATAGTCACATTCACTTCAAGGAATGTAGTAAAACCAATTAGGCTTCATAATTTTCATTATTTTCTCATATATATACAGATATTAAGTCACTTCAAACCTTTCACACACTTTTAATAATATTGCTACTTCAAGAGCATATTTGAGGTGTGACAAACAATAATTGTTTTATCCGACTTTCCCTTGTAAATAATCTTCTCTTTGCATTTTCATAACACCAATAGAAAAAATAATTAGATGTCCGAGTGATATTAGATTTATCAATCTAGCATCTTACGACCTTCTACAACCTGATAATGAGATTCAAGGAGTATCACAATATAGATGTTATATCTAGACATATTAACACTCATTCATGATAGTGATAATAACCCATAACTTTGGTTTAGTTGTTCTCTCAATACTATCTTCATAAATAAATGATATCGTACTAAATATAAGGCATACTATAAAATTATATTATACGATACATGATGATCTAACATGTCACCATATAAACGAGTTATGATAAAACTTTATGAATTTTTTTCCGTGTcaaattacaaacaaacataTGTAATTTATGTATTAACATATCACAGTCTAATCAATCACAAGTATATCTATATCTATAACTTAAAATATAAACACATATTAAAACCACCGTAAACGTTGGATGATCCATTCTATTGATAAAATAAATCTATTCCACGTATGATTAATATTAATATTGGATAAACAATACTTAATTATCTAAATGAATAGATTCTAAATCATATTTTTCAGATATTAAATACGACAATCATATTCGATAATccatttatatttaaaaatatataaaattaaaacatattttaatATGTAATAATAAGATATTGCATAACAATACTTAAACGACAATTCATGggttcaaaatattatttacatgtaAACTTAGAACAATTATTAATCACATTATTAATAGCATCGCAAATATTATTAAACTGCAAGAAGTGGATTTTTTTAATTCGTATCCGTTAAATCCAACTGTATACAAATATTGATTTAATCAAtggattataaataaataaaaaacaattaacTTGCAAGTTCAAAGTATGGTGCTATGTTAACaatgaaaattttcaaaaagcTATTGAATCAAAGTAACCGACTAACTGTAGTACTTTAGGCTATAATTGGATTAATACTGAAATTATATTATATCATTTgatttctattttttttctttttttttatcaatCCTATGGTAACCTTCCTAATAAAAGAAAATTtaaactcaaactttttacacTATTTTCCTAGACATAACATGCACTTATCAATATAGCAAAGCATACTAACATATTTTATAATTTATCACTGTAATATAGAAACAAGCACGTAATTGTTACTACAAACAAATTGCTTTTAATATTGCATACGCACCTATAGTCACCAATATTTACAACCATTCTTTTCTTTTACGGAAATTGTTAAATAAGGTTAAAcatacaaacaaacaaaaaaataataattaatagcATATATTATAACAGAAAAAAAGCCTGGGTGAACACACTAAGTCATTAGATATTCTGATTCATATTTAGAAGCAATATCACTTCAAGATGTAAATGTCAAGGGCATGAAGTCATGAAGTTTCAGTACACAAACATAAAAACATGATATATTGCAAAATAAACATCAAATACAAGATCTAAACTCAAGAGCATGAAATCTTAGATCCATCATAAATTTAACATCAGGGCATTGAAAACATACTATTGAACATCTTTTAATGATTGAGAAGTTGAACCAAATATAAATTGAGCACATAAAACTTACCAATGCGTGGTATCTCTTTAGTatataaaagaaaagaaatatataaataattactTTGTTTTATGAATTGCATGGACTTCTTTAgtatataaaagaaaataaatatataattacttTGTTTTATGAAGTGCATGGACTTGAGATGCTTTCTCAAATCCAATAGAATTTACACAATTAAACTTTATAATAATTAACCATCACCGTTCCAGTTGCAACCCAATACCCataaataatttttaattttctagGGAGTAGGAAGAAAACATACTTTGGAAACCAATATTGCAGCGCTTGCAGTTTGCGTACCATTATAATCATTCGAATGACTTGGAAGTAATAATAACGTTGGAGCATCAACGAACCTCAAACCACGAAGAATACGAATATTATGGATTAAGGTTTTGAATAGAGAActctcgtgctgataacgtgttgtgaaactagcctatTGACAAAAGAATAAGAGATAATAATAGAGAGAAAGAGATTGATATTATTAATTGGATGTATATAATACAAGATATACAATGATATATATAGGAGATGTAACTTGGAGAATAATGCTAATCTATTTTAGGTGTTAATaaccataataaataataataataataataataataataataataataataataataataataataataatatatttataacatacactattttttttttgagttCGGTAAAATTAACACTACCAACGAAAAATCAGCAAAAGCCTGACACCCCTTGCCCCAATAAAGCTTCTCCCATGGATGTGGTGACACCGAATTTACATgatttagagcattcacattctatccacCATTTTACACCCTATAAATACACtaaaaacaactatattttctctcccctttcaattaaataataatattttatacctttattattatcttttctctctcctctactcacaaccactttcaaaatatattaaaaaattatacagggtgaacagtgtcctcccaaatatacagatgaacagtaacattttctctctcctccactcacaaccacttaaaccactttttataatttaaaaacctcTCTCTCAAGATTTGGTGGATAGAATATGAATGCTCTTAGTGATTTTCTAAACATGGCATCGTCAGAGCATTCATCGAAGAGCATGGAGTTATAGGATAAATGAAACAATCATCAAAAAGTTGGAAGATGCATACGCATGACTTTAAAATATATGAGGTTGGGATGAACATTTGGTACTGGATACTGATACCGTATTGGTACCAGTACCGAATTTTCCGTACCAAATTTTTTCGGTACAGGTACCGgtaaaataccgaattttaccttcaaataccggtaccaaACCGGTCCCGTACCGACACTGgtataccgtaccgtaccgaatatttcggtaccggtaccggtacccagtttGAACGAATTTCAGTATTGATATTTTCGATACTGATACCGGTTCGATACAGTCAATATCATGCTCATCCCAGGTATGTTATAACTTCAATTATTCTAACAAAGATAATTCTGTATTAACAAACATGATGGTTTATGACAAGTCATGCATTCTTAATTAGTTCCAAATTGGCAACAAGAAATAACTCACATCATTTTGATTCCCTTTTAAAAAGTGGTTTAGGATAAAATATAAACCTTTTAAAAGtaagaagtcgtacaaagggTATTAAACAAACTCTGATTGATCTCGTTCAAGCGGCATTGGAACCGTCTAATTGAACTCTATGATGTGAGATTTTCGGTTTTCACTTGTGGATTTATAGGTTGTAGATTTTAGAAATTTTGTTTCTTATCATTACGTCTTTTATTTATCATTGCGTCTTTTATGTATTTgcgtcattgtgtcttttttgcAACTTATTGTGTCTTTTTTCTTCGACAATTGTTATATATttcgacattgtgttatattttgtttGACATTATGTCATCTTGTGCAATCTATTGtgtctttttacactttttattttttaagagtCTTTTTAAAATatggatttttacatatttccccctcctaagctTCCTTATTACGTATTTACCCAAACCAAAAAactaattacatatttccccttttttTGAGAAATTACCTTACTACCCTCAAATTAATCAGCGTGTATATCCCATTCCTGCATACTGAACGTCTGAACGCATCCAAACCCTACACCCGGCGTTTCTTCTCCCCCCACAATTCGATGTTCATCTTCATCAGGTTTGTGtgtttttttcaaaaatcgttcATCGATTGTTCATATATTACTTGTGTGTTTACTGGTTTCAACGATGAACGATTTTAACTGTTGATGTTCATAAAATCGTTCAACTTCATCTTCGATTGTGTGTTTTTTTGGTCGGTTCATCTGTTCATCGATTACCTGTACATCGATGATAACTGTTCATCGATCAGAATCGATGTTCATCTTCAATATTGCTTGAGCATGTTGTTGGATTACCTGTTCGATCGATTACTGTACATCGATTATAAGTGTTCGATCGAttacttgtgtgtgtttttttttcgATAACTGTACATCGATTATAACTAGTTcactgtgttttttttttcatggaTTAcctgtgtgttttttttttcggttCATCTTTTCATGTATGAACTGTAACCGGTGATATTACTGGTTCGATTTTATTCAGTTTATGTCTGATATTACTGGTTCACTGTTAATGGTGGTGTTTATGTCTGAATCAGGTGCTTTGTATGGAAGATGATATGGATGATATGGAAAATAATTCATTTACACCAACTTGGGAGAATGGCGCAGAATCGCCAATATTGCTTGAGCATGTTGTTGGCCAAGGATCGACTAAGTACAAGATAAAATTAAAATATGGAGGTTACTTTCGGTTAGCTAAGAACTCATACAAAAAACGTTATTGTTTTGGCTTTCAAAAATGTTTTAACATTGACACTTGCATATACGACTTTGATGATTTGAATGAAGAGGTTGCCACTCATTATCCTCCGGATCCGGAGCTATCCTTTTCAGTTTTTTATATTGACAAATACGCTACTAAGCAAAAATTTGTGAAGGTTGATTCTCATGAGAACTTTAAATTCATGCTTAGTATGTACGAAGTTGAGAAAGAATTAACCATTTATGTGACAATGAATAATAATGTCGAGACAAGCTCGGTGCAAGAAAGGTAAATATCGGTTTAGATACATTTTAAATATGTTTAGAtacattttaaatatgttttttaTAGGGAATCGGATGATGCtcatgatgaagaagatgaggagGATGAATCAGTGACTTTTAGTACAGATGATGAAGTTGGGCATGCAAGTTCCGAACCGATAACTGTTAGCAGCAAGAATGGAACTATTAAAGTTAACTCCACGTTTGAAAATGTTGTAGAGTTTAGACGAGCGTTGTCCCATTATGCAATCATGAATGAATTTGCATACTTTACAGAGAAAAGTGAACCTACATGGGTCACAGCAAGGTGTAGTGACTTGCAATGCAAATGGAGGATACATGCTTCTGTTATGCAAGACGGAATTTCATTTGAGGTAAGTGTATTGATGTAACTAATTTTAAAATTAGAATctaattatatttttaataaaatatatgttttattaaaattCTGTAGGTTAAGAAATTGGTCGAACCACATTCTTGTACTAGAAGCAACAAAGGTGCTAATAAGGTGGCAACACAAGGATGGGTTGCAAGTGTGCTTAGACATAAGTTGAAATGCGATGGGGATGTCTCAATTAAAGAACTCCACAAGTGGGTTAAGATAAATTTCAATGTTGATCTACCCTACATGAAAATCTTTCGAGGTAAAGAACAAACTTATAGTGATTTGTACGGGAATTGGGAAGACTCATTCATAAAGACGAATGCTTTTAAAGAGGAACTATTAAGGCGAAACCCGGGAAGCGTTGTCGAAGTTGACATTGAGACTAAAGGTAATAAGAAACTATTTTTACGCTTTTTTGTTTCACTACTAGCTTGTTGGAAGGGGTTTCTTGTTGGTTGTCGTCCCTATATTTATCTAGATGCATGCCATCTAAAAGGCAAGTTTAATGGGGTACTAGTCGCTGCTAATAGTGTTGATGGTAACAATTCTATTTTTCCGGTGGCTTATGGTGTACTTGAATCTGAAAACAAGAACTCATGGATATGGTTTCTTGAGTTACTTAAGAAAGCAATCGGTACGCCTAATGGACTAGTTATATCATCAGATATGCAAAAGGGTCTAGACATTGCAATTACACAAGTTTACCCTAATGTTGAGCATAGAGAGTGCATTAGGCACTTATTTAGTAATTTCCAGAAGCGTTTTCGTGGTGATTTATTCACAAGAAATTTATGGCGAGCTGCAAAGACCTATTGTGTAAACGAGCATGATCGACTGTTAAATGAAATTGCTGGAGCAAATAAAGATGCACTTACTTATCTTAATGAGAATCACAATAAGATATGGAGTCGTTGTAGGTTTGGGGAGACATCAAAGTGTAACTATGTTACAAATAATATTTCGGAGTCATTTAATGCGTGGATAGGTGAGGTGCGTTATAAACCGGTTCTTGAATTACTTGATTCCATTAGAGAGAAGATTATGGTACGATTTGACAAAAAAATGAGGCTTTCAAAAAAATGGAAGGGTACCTTAGTACCTAAAACTAAGACTTACCTCGACAAAATCTCTAAGGTTCGTATAATGTTCCTTTTTTTACATATATTTCAAATATATTTTAGGTTAacgatttttaatatttttaatgtTGTATGTAGAAATTAGGTGCATATGAAATTTGTAGAAGTGGTGAAAATCGAGCTGAGGTGAAATACGAGGACAAGCGTTGGGAGGTTTCCCTTGATGAGAGAAAATGTACTTGTCGGGTTTGGCAGGTAAAAGGTGTCCCGTGTATGCATGCAACAGCTTTTATTATTTTCATAAGGGATGTTAACTGGGACATGTATGTTGATCCATTTTATACTATTGAGAAGTTTAAATTAGCTTATGCGTTAGAAGTTGCTCCAATGCCTACAAAGGATCAATGGGTGCATATAGATAACGAAGAAAAGATATACCCACCTGCAATCAAACGTCCACCTGGGAGACCAAGAAAGAACAGAATTAGACCAGGTGACGAGCCTAAAAAACGACAAAAATGTCCATGATGTGGTGAGTATGGACACCGTGAAAAGACATGCAAAAACTCAGCACCTGAAGATCCTACTCAACAATCCTCAACAAGTAAAAGGGGACGAGGAAAAAGTACAAAAAAGACGTGAAAGTAATTAGTCAAAGATGAGCGGTTGATTTCGAATTTTTGGTATCGTATATATGTTTTTTGACCGGAAATTATTATGAACGGAATTTATGTTTTGATTATTATGAACGGAAATTATTATGAACGGAAATTATGTTTTGTactttttggttttatttatgtttttatcaTTGTAAATAGGGGCGAAGAACTATAGAAGAATTGGGGTGATAATACATaaattgggtaaatatgtaattgattttacatattagagtggggaaatatgtaaatattcatttactagttcattaagggtaaaatagtcataaaTAAGGGTTATTTTaatgaaaaggggaaatatgtaatatatatcaGTTAGGAAGggaaaatatgtaattgattttttgGTTTGGGTAAATACGTGGTCGTGGGTTCgagtcccacggatggcgccaatgttgaaACAGTGATTATCACAAGGATAATCAATGGGGTTGTTTCGTCCAgtgggttcaacctcttcttctACTCGT
This is a stretch of genomic DNA from Helianthus annuus cultivar XRQ/B chromosome 16, HanXRQr2.0-SUNRISE, whole genome shotgun sequence. It encodes these proteins:
- the LOC110919548 gene encoding uncharacterized protein LOC110919548, with the protein product MASKDVKWVNAMQTELDALWTLVLCMEDDMDDMENNSFTPTWENGAESPILLEHVVGQGSTKYKIKLKYGGYFRLAKNSYKKRYCFGFQKCFNIDTCIYDFDDLNEEVATHYPPDPELSFSVFYIDKYATKQKFVKVDSHENFKFMLSMYEVEKELTIYVTMNNNVETSSVQERESDDAHDEEDEEDESVTFSTDDEVGHASSEPITVSSKNGTIKVNSTFENVVEFRRALSHYAIMNEFAYFTEKSEPTWVTARCSDLQCKWRIHASVMQDGISFEVKKLVEPHSCTRSNKGANKVATQGWVASVLRHKLKCDGDVSIKELHKWVKINFNVDLPYMKIFRGKEQTYSDLYGNWEDSFIKTNAFKEELLRRNPGSVVEVDIETKGNKKLFLRFFVSLLACWKGFLVGCRPYIYLDACHLKGKFNGVLVAANSVDGNNSIFPVAYGVLESENKNSWIWFLELLKKAIGTPNGLVISSDMQKGLDIAITQVYPNVEHRECIRHLFSNFQKRFRGDLFTRNLWRAAKTYCVNEHDRLLNEIAGANKDALTYLNENHNKIWSRCRFGETSKCNYVTNNISESFNAWIGEVRYKPVLELLDSIREKIMVRFDKKMRLSKKWKGTLVPKTKTYLDKISKKLGAYEICRSGENRAEVKYEDKRWEVSLDERKCTCRVWQVKGVPCMHATAFIIFIRDVNWDMYVDPFYTIEKFKLAYALEVAPMPTKDQWVHIDNEEKIYPPAIKRPPGRPRKNRIRPGDEPKKRQKCP